In Brevibacillus brevis NBRC 100599, a single genomic region encodes these proteins:
- a CDS encoding DUF4350 domain-containing protein yields the protein MDSLRTYRVGIIVTSLLLVIVGWLIVKPTAEPLPPYLASSAQSSGIKAVLVLLEEKGKQVKEWRQPMRFLPTATGQAMLVVEPERLLPEEQIDILDWVSEGNDLILFQSRPEWEDLPFQTEYIRGKENQERNIQGPLILGRFMGKAETPLRFLEDDDMEPLLYDDQGILGGRTEVGDGSVTFFLVPEWLTNQKIDRLSHFEAIWPYVQGDWSVLWVDEYHHGLQEKPGFLAIYPGWLIAACMQLGILLLLYVWWRGKRFGPVYTLREWTVRRGDETLLAVSSWYERRGLAKDALRHREAYMRQLLYDRWGVHQRADRVEIVRYAKTRWTNQEVEKFAHLLERLEQAKNEGRYSPKGLLADSLLLDEITKRLEKE from the coding sequence ATGGATAGTTTGCGCACCTATCGTGTCGGAATCATTGTGACTAGCTTGTTGCTCGTCATCGTGGGCTGGCTGATCGTCAAGCCTACAGCTGAACCTCTCCCGCCGTACTTGGCTTCGTCTGCACAGTCGAGCGGAATCAAGGCTGTGCTCGTACTACTGGAGGAAAAAGGCAAGCAGGTAAAGGAATGGCGCCAGCCTATGCGTTTTTTACCAACAGCAACAGGGCAGGCCATGCTTGTAGTAGAGCCAGAAAGACTGCTTCCAGAGGAACAGATAGACATTCTGGATTGGGTCAGTGAAGGCAATGACTTGATTCTCTTTCAATCGAGACCAGAGTGGGAAGACCTTCCCTTTCAGACGGAGTACATCCGGGGTAAAGAAAATCAGGAGCGAAACATTCAGGGACCTCTCATTTTAGGCAGGTTCATGGGCAAAGCAGAGACCCCATTGCGATTTTTAGAAGATGACGACATGGAGCCACTTCTCTATGACGACCAGGGGATACTCGGGGGAAGAACAGAGGTAGGAGATGGCAGTGTCACGTTTTTTCTTGTACCGGAATGGCTAACCAATCAAAAAATTGATCGACTGTCTCACTTTGAAGCGATCTGGCCGTATGTACAAGGAGATTGGTCCGTTCTTTGGGTAGACGAGTACCATCATGGCTTGCAAGAAAAACCAGGTTTTTTGGCGATCTATCCAGGATGGCTCATAGCCGCTTGCATGCAACTCGGTATCCTGCTTTTGCTGTATGTGTGGTGGAGAGGAAAACGTTTCGGACCAGTCTATACGCTTAGGGAATGGACAGTACGACGTGGTGATGAGACGTTGCTCGCCGTATCTAGTTGGTATGAGCGAAGAGGGCTGGCAAAGGATGCGTTACGACATCGAGAAGCATACATGCGGCAGCTGTTGTACGATCGGTGGGGAGTGCACCAACGAGCTGATCGTGTAGAAATCGTGCGATATGCCAAAACAAGATGGACAAATCAAGAGGTAGAGAAATTCGCTCATCTACTGGAACGATTGGAGCAGGCAAAAAACGAAGGGCGATACTCGCCCAAGGGCTTGCTTGCAGACAGTCTCTTGTTGGATGAGATTACGAAGCGTCTGGAGAAGGAGTGA
- a CDS encoding CotS family spore coat protein, with protein sequence MEQYVIKPWDTREGNVETPANWDLTVPPEVDAIAEQVIKEYDMSVKSRTLITSKPDKGGAIWRIETDKGPRSLKVLHRTPERSLYSVAFQEYVVKQGARVPALIPARNGSLYVEKGGKLWIVTDWIALQPATKVDLVGAQELCYGLGEFHRHSKGYVPPAGAKNSSRLYRWPNHYQKIAKKIGWMREIAKAYSETPTSKSILAVVDHYEQRAWAALEKLKASAYPKMIKMGEAHWGLVHQDYGWSNGQNGPGGLWVIDLDGVSYDLPFRDLRKLITSTMDDMGVWDVTWMRGMIEAYHKANPLDRESFEVLLNDMAVPNEFYKHLKEMFYDPATFLSTEAEGILQRVLTGDQTKDAALAELAKDISKYEPGNYDQITEVVEPQRLASGIKELLPVGLSTPPTTEALVEEPKDKKSTKIKVSKDKESKVKGSKDKEYKLKESKDKKPVSDKVASSRSEKALNKPQESQQERASAENSSTTRRGPISFSGSAPFTPSAPFAPSNVRKLGRQSKKRVMSSAVSKSSKKSSKSLSKVRVSIGVKSKSPKVKPASQAGKNKKETVWTSKQQSRTVTSNKSKKVAKTAKLIRNTQIKKQRQKSKKSKGN encoded by the coding sequence ATGGAACAATATGTGATTAAGCCATGGGATACCCGAGAAGGGAATGTGGAAACGCCGGCTAACTGGGATTTGACAGTGCCACCAGAAGTAGATGCGATCGCAGAACAAGTGATCAAAGAGTATGACATGTCGGTAAAAAGTCGTACGCTCATTACTTCCAAGCCAGATAAAGGCGGGGCTATTTGGCGCATCGAGACAGATAAAGGTCCGCGTAGCCTAAAGGTACTGCACCGTACGCCTGAACGGAGTCTCTATAGTGTGGCTTTCCAAGAATACGTTGTCAAACAGGGGGCAAGGGTCCCAGCACTGATTCCAGCCCGAAATGGAAGTCTTTATGTGGAAAAAGGCGGGAAACTATGGATTGTTACCGATTGGATTGCCTTGCAGCCTGCGACAAAAGTAGATTTGGTAGGCGCGCAAGAGCTTTGCTACGGTCTTGGTGAATTCCATCGCCATTCGAAAGGCTATGTTCCGCCCGCAGGAGCCAAAAACTCCTCCCGTTTATATCGTTGGCCCAATCATTATCAAAAGATTGCCAAAAAAATCGGGTGGATGCGGGAAATAGCAAAAGCCTACAGTGAAACCCCAACAAGTAAATCCATTTTGGCCGTCGTCGATCACTATGAACAGCGAGCATGGGCAGCCTTAGAGAAATTAAAAGCGTCTGCCTATCCGAAAATGATCAAAATGGGAGAGGCGCACTGGGGGTTGGTTCACCAAGATTACGGCTGGTCAAATGGTCAAAATGGACCTGGAGGGCTTTGGGTCATCGACCTGGATGGCGTGTCGTACGATTTGCCATTTCGGGATTTGCGCAAGCTCATCACCAGTACGATGGATGATATGGGCGTCTGGGATGTTACCTGGATGCGAGGCATGATCGAAGCCTACCATAAGGCAAATCCACTAGATCGCGAATCGTTCGAAGTGCTCTTGAATGACATGGCAGTGCCAAACGAATTTTATAAGCATCTCAAAGAGATGTTTTATGATCCAGCCACCTTCTTGTCGACTGAGGCGGAAGGCATCCTGCAACGAGTACTGACGGGGGATCAAACAAAAGATGCGGCATTGGCAGAGCTCGCGAAAGACATTAGTAAGTACGAACCGGGCAACTATGATCAAATAACAGAAGTGGTTGAACCGCAAAGGTTGGCATCCGGTATCAAGGAATTGTTACCTGTTGGGTTGTCCACACCACCAACAACAGAGGCTTTAGTAGAAGAGCCGAAAGACAAAAAGTCTACGAAGATCAAAGTGTCTAAGGATAAAGAGTCAAAGGTCAAGGGATCCAAAGACAAAGAGTACAAACTCAAAGAGTCCAAAGACAAAAAGCCTGTAAGTGACAAGGTAGCCAGTTCCCGTTCCGAGAAAGCGCTAAATAAACCGCAAGAAAGCCAGCAGGAAAGGGCAAGTGCGGAAAATAGCAGCACAACCCGCAGAGGTCCGATCTCATTTTCGGGAAGTGCTCCGTTCACACCATCAGCACCATTTGCTCCAAGTAACGTACGAAAACTCGGCCGTCAAAGCAAGAAGCGGGTAATGAGCTCTGCTGTCTCAAAAAGCAGCAAAAAGTCAAGCAAGTCTCTAAGCAAAGTTCGGGTCTCTATTGGAGTAAAGAGCAAATCACCAAAAGTAAAACCCGCTAGTCAAGCTGGAAAAAACAAAAAAGAAACTGTGTGGACATCTAAACAGCAGTCCCGGACCGTCACTTCCAATAAAAGCAAGAAGGTTGCCAAGACAGCGAAACTAATCCGAAATACGCAGATAAAGAAGCAGCGTCAAAAATCAAAGAAATCGAAAGGCAACTAA
- a CDS encoding DUF58 domain-containing protein, translating into MTTSSKRRWRLFQFLADFLADRFVLPSKRLLVAVLLGTPIAIIGFLLEIGYSTFFLYNGLLLIASILDWVTIPKRRDLSIRRILPEQTDIGQSVSIELELANNSGQSVSYSIVEDLPLTFEETGSITGVMEQPLTNIRFETRGKERGEYVFRWLYMRWHGKLGLWYRQSRFACEQTIKVYPDLSAVRGYLASLQESLIVDGKKIMRREKAGTEFHAIRDYVPDDDPRMINWSASARSRRLMTNQYRPEHGKVITILIDCGRLMGVELDNQTRLDRSLESALTLAAVALRQGDQVALLAYSHEIKTYIPPGRGLRHLHTLLEATYNLTSDFVEADPAKALEFLNRQQKRRSLVVLFSDMENYLVEDQLSNYLWRMRRSHLLLLLSLADPLLHEWSHIDTSNSSLAFTKAVAQRFQLDRRAFQQKMIGAGIQVLDVPADQLTLTVINTYLDIKSREAL; encoded by the coding sequence GTGACCACATCATCGAAGAGACGCTGGCGGCTATTCCAGTTCCTCGCTGATTTTTTGGCAGACCGTTTTGTCTTGCCATCCAAGCGACTACTCGTGGCAGTTTTGCTAGGGACGCCCATCGCGATCATCGGTTTTTTGCTGGAGATTGGCTATTCGACATTCTTTTTGTACAACGGTTTACTCCTGATCGCTAGCATCTTGGATTGGGTTACCATCCCCAAACGCCGAGACTTGTCGATCCGGCGTATCTTGCCTGAGCAGACGGATATTGGACAATCGGTTTCTATCGAGCTTGAGCTTGCCAATAATAGCGGGCAATCCGTTTCGTACTCCATCGTGGAAGATCTTCCGCTGACTTTTGAAGAAACCGGATCAATCACAGGCGTGATGGAGCAACCCTTAACCAACATCCGTTTTGAAACAAGAGGAAAAGAACGCGGAGAGTACGTGTTCCGCTGGCTGTATATGCGCTGGCATGGCAAGCTCGGTTTGTGGTATCGCCAAAGCCGCTTTGCGTGTGAACAAACGATCAAGGTATACCCCGACCTTTCAGCCGTTCGTGGCTATTTGGCTTCATTGCAGGAGAGCTTGATCGTCGACGGGAAAAAAATCATGCGCAGGGAGAAAGCGGGTACGGAATTCCATGCGATCCGCGATTACGTGCCGGACGATGATCCTCGGATGATTAACTGGTCCGCTTCTGCACGCTCCCGACGTTTGATGACGAACCAATATCGACCAGAGCATGGCAAGGTGATTACCATTCTGATCGATTGCGGCAGGTTGATGGGCGTCGAGCTGGATAATCAGACGAGGCTGGATCGATCACTGGAGTCTGCTCTCACGTTAGCGGCAGTGGCATTGCGTCAAGGAGATCAGGTAGCGCTACTAGCCTATTCGCATGAAATCAAGACGTACATACCTCCAGGCAGAGGACTGCGCCACTTGCACACCCTTTTGGAGGCGACCTACAACCTGACGAGTGATTTTGTTGAGGCTGATCCAGCGAAGGCGCTTGAATTTTTGAATCGCCAGCAAAAGAGAAGGAGCTTGGTCGTTCTTTTTTCAGATATGGAAAACTACCTCGTCGAAGATCAGTTGAGCAATTATTTGTGGCGGATGCGCCGTTCGCATTTGCTCCTGTTGCTGTCTTTGGCAGATCCGCTGCTGCATGAATGGAGTCATATAGACACGAGCAACAGCAGCTTGGCGTTTACGAAGGCGGTAGCTCAACGGTTCCAGCTCGATCGCAGGGCGTTTCAACAAAAAATGATCGGCGCGGGTATCCAGGTACTGGACGTTCCGGCCGATCAATTGACGCTAACGGTTATCAATACCTATTTGGACATCAAATCAAGAGAAGCTTTGTGA
- a CDS encoding glycosyltransferase family 4 protein, producing the protein MKVIMVCTEKLPVPPIRGGAIQTYIAGIADILGRHHELTILGTSDPTLPKDEMVRNARYVRVDGQGVFEIYAREVAAFLSANNYDVIHVFNRPRMVPIIREVCPNARIILSMHNDMFDPVKIGQAEAARAVAETERIITISDYVGRVIASLYPEAANKLRTIYSGVNLETFVPVDGSKTAQKIRQELRATHNLGNKQVILFVGRLTPKKGADILVRAMNELRSYHSNIALVLVGGSWYGENKISDYAAYVRSLANRSPVPVITTGFVPADQIHHWFWAGDVFVCPSQWEEPLARVHYEAMAAGLPFVTTKRGGNAEVIIGGNGLLVEQPEDPLAFAAQLKQLLSSRDLQRQMGRSGRQLAEQRFTWDRVARDVLDVWNNRDR; encoded by the coding sequence ATGAAAGTTATCATGGTCTGTACAGAAAAATTGCCAGTCCCTCCTATACGAGGGGGAGCGATTCAGACATATATTGCGGGGATTGCAGATATTCTAGGGAGGCATCATGAGCTGACTATCCTGGGAACGTCGGATCCCACGCTACCGAAGGATGAAATGGTTCGCAATGCGCGTTATGTCCGGGTAGATGGTCAAGGGGTGTTCGAGATCTATGCGCGCGAGGTAGCCGCTTTTCTGAGTGCGAACAACTATGATGTCATCCATGTTTTTAACCGACCGCGGATGGTGCCCATCATTCGTGAGGTATGCCCGAACGCACGCATCATTCTAAGTATGCACAATGATATGTTTGATCCAGTAAAAATAGGGCAGGCAGAAGCTGCTAGAGCCGTTGCTGAAACAGAACGGATCATCACCATTAGTGATTATGTCGGTCGGGTCATTGCCTCGTTGTATCCAGAAGCCGCAAATAAACTTCGCACGATTTATTCAGGTGTGAACTTGGAAACGTTCGTTCCGGTGGATGGGTCCAAGACGGCGCAAAAGATTCGGCAGGAACTGCGGGCGACACACAATCTTGGCAACAAGCAAGTGATCTTGTTTGTAGGAAGACTGACACCGAAAAAAGGGGCAGACATTCTGGTTCGTGCGATGAATGAACTCCGCTCCTATCATTCCAACATCGCCCTCGTCTTGGTTGGAGGGTCCTGGTACGGAGAAAATAAAATCAGTGACTATGCAGCATATGTACGCTCTTTAGCGAATCGTTCGCCTGTTCCGGTTATTACAACGGGATTTGTTCCAGCAGATCAGATTCACCACTGGTTCTGGGCGGGGGACGTTTTTGTCTGTCCATCGCAATGGGAGGAACCACTGGCACGTGTTCATTATGAAGCGATGGCTGCCGGACTGCCCTTTGTCACGACAAAGCGGGGTGGAAATGCTGAGGTGATCATCGGAGGAAATGGACTGTTGGTCGAGCAGCCGGAGGATCCTCTAGCGTTTGCTGCACAGCTGAAACAACTATTGTCTAGCCGCGACCTCCAACGTCAAATGGGGAGAAGTGGACGCCAGCTCGCCGAACAGAGATTTACATGGGATCGAGTCGCAAGAGATGTGCTTGACGTATGGAATAACAGGGATAGGTAA
- a CDS encoding DUF4129 domain-containing protein translates to MISTSPWVDDKEHLQEILARDEFNLPQGSGENWIQRAVEYVIELIAELFQWTHIPSGAANTVSTLVLILAVLGLVGIIYWLFRRMIWEQKKHRPLFMDGEKIRSHVDYLRDAKEKAARGEWREGERSLFLALLVYLQMKSWVRVEKWKTNWEYAEEIEANQPSLRDVFGSFAREFDAVWYGQALVDEGSFWQRVNELEGIWREEGQHG, encoded by the coding sequence ATGATTAGCACGAGTCCTTGGGTAGATGACAAGGAGCATTTACAAGAGATTCTAGCCAGAGACGAGTTCAATTTGCCCCAAGGAAGTGGAGAGAACTGGATTCAAAGAGCGGTGGAGTATGTGATCGAGTTGATCGCCGAGCTATTTCAGTGGACCCACATTCCATCGGGTGCGGCTAATACCGTATCTACACTCGTGCTCATTCTGGCAGTATTGGGACTGGTCGGCATCATTTACTGGTTGTTCCGCAGAATGATTTGGGAACAGAAGAAGCATCGACCGCTGTTTATGGACGGTGAAAAAATACGTTCTCATGTAGACTATTTGCGTGATGCGAAAGAAAAAGCAGCGCGAGGAGAATGGCGGGAAGGAGAACGCTCGTTGTTTTTGGCGTTGTTGGTTTATTTGCAAATGAAGTCATGGGTTCGTGTAGAGAAATGGAAAACGAATTGGGAATACGCAGAAGAAATTGAGGCAAATCAGCCGAGCTTACGCGATGTGTTTGGCAGCTTCGCACGAGAATTCGACGCTGTTTGGTACGGGCAGGCGCTTGTTGATGAAGGGTCGTTCTGGCAGCGTGTGAACGAACTGGAAGGCATCTGGCGCGAGGAGGGACAGCATGGATAG
- a CDS encoding AAA family ATPase — translation MEQLLQQMEKELVGQRQNIRLLLTALVAGGHVLLEGVPGIGKTKMVKTLSELMGGESKRVQFTPDMMPSDIIGHVVFNMQQNQFETIKGPVFANLLLADEINRTPPKTQAALLEAMEEGQVTIHGVTYPLPDPFFVVATQNPVEYEGTYVLPEAQLDRFLFKLTMSYPSHENEKQILAKHIPNKRSHECNQEPLFTWEAILEKRRQLEEVVVDDSILEYITTLIRNTRETKRLLLGASSRAGIAVLMASKAWALLDNRKFVTPDDVKMVARPALRHRLILSPQVELEGGTSDHIIEETLAAIPVPR, via the coding sequence GTGGAGCAATTGTTGCAACAAATGGAAAAAGAGCTGGTTGGTCAACGACAAAATATTCGGCTGCTGCTAACCGCTTTGGTTGCTGGCGGACACGTTTTGCTAGAAGGTGTACCCGGTATCGGAAAGACAAAAATGGTAAAGACCTTATCGGAGTTGATGGGGGGCGAGAGTAAGCGCGTCCAGTTTACGCCTGACATGATGCCATCGGACATTATTGGTCATGTGGTGTTCAATATGCAGCAAAACCAGTTTGAGACAATCAAAGGTCCTGTTTTCGCTAACTTATTGCTGGCGGATGAGATTAACCGGACTCCTCCGAAAACCCAGGCGGCCCTTTTAGAAGCAATGGAGGAGGGACAAGTGACGATTCATGGTGTCACCTATCCTTTGCCTGATCCGTTTTTTGTCGTCGCTACGCAAAACCCGGTGGAGTATGAAGGAACGTATGTGTTGCCGGAGGCACAGCTCGATCGCTTTTTGTTCAAGCTAACGATGTCGTATCCTTCCCATGAAAATGAAAAGCAAATCCTCGCAAAACATATTCCCAACAAGCGCAGCCACGAGTGTAATCAAGAGCCGCTCTTTACATGGGAGGCGATTTTGGAGAAGCGACGCCAATTAGAAGAAGTGGTTGTGGATGATTCGATTCTGGAGTACATTACGACACTGATTCGCAATACACGTGAAACGAAACGATTGCTCTTAGGTGCAAGCTCTCGTGCTGGAATCGCCGTGTTGATGGCGAGCAAGGCCTGGGCCCTTTTGGACAATCGCAAGTTCGTGACGCCTGATGACGTGAAGATGGTAGCCCGCCCTGCTTTGCGGCACCGACTCATTCTGTCACCGCAGGTAGAATTGGAGGGGGGTACCAGTGACCACATCATCGAAGAGACGCTGGCGGCTATTCCAGTTCCTCGCTGA